One genomic window of Maribacter aquivivus includes the following:
- a CDS encoding nucleotide-diphospho-sugar transferase, with translation MIKKARPKKLYVAADGPRQNSTDEQRCKETRAIIDLVDWDCEVKTLFREENIGCGLGPKKAIDWFFENEEEGIILEDDCLPSESFFKFCSELLEKYRDNSQIMHIGGSNFQNGYVSDSDYSYYFSYFSHEWGWASWRRAWKHYDYEVSTYPELKKKGYFDKYFSNFIEKKYRLSKIEKTINAEEVTWWDYQWDYTKLINSGLSIIPHQNMIKNLGFGEDATHTLSANDERQKNEAHELKFPLAHPSFVIRDIKADKKYFNWFFKTTVLRRKILSFLRFPGYSSLG, from the coding sequence ATGATAAAAAAGGCTAGACCTAAAAAACTGTATGTTGCAGCAGATGGACCTAGACAAAATAGTACTGATGAGCAACGTTGTAAAGAGACTAGAGCTATCATAGATTTAGTGGATTGGGACTGCGAGGTTAAAACACTTTTTAGAGAAGAAAATATTGGTTGCGGCTTAGGACCAAAAAAAGCAATTGATTGGTTCTTTGAAAATGAAGAAGAAGGTATCATTTTAGAAGATGATTGTTTGCCTTCAGAAAGCTTTTTTAAATTCTGTTCAGAACTGTTAGAAAAATATCGAGATAATAGCCAGATAATGCATATTGGAGGTTCTAATTTTCAGAACGGATATGTTTCAGATTCTGATTACTCGTACTACTTCTCTTATTTCAGTCATGAATGGGGTTGGGCTAGTTGGAGAAGAGCTTGGAAACATTATGATTATGAAGTGTCAACGTATCCGGAGTTAAAAAAGAAAGGATATTTCGATAAGTACTTTTCTAATTTTATTGAAAAGAAATACCGACTTAGCAAGATTGAAAAAACAATTAATGCAGAAGAAGTTACTTGGTGGGATTATCAGTGGGATTATACCAAATTAATCAATTCAGGATTATCTATAATTCCGCATCAAAACATGATTAAGAATTTAGGTTTTGGTGAAGATGCTACACATACTTTAAGTGCTAATGATGAAAGGCAAAAAAATGAAGCTCATGAATTAAAATTTCCCTTAGCACATCCTAGTTTTGTAATTAGAGACATAAAAGCAGATAAGAAATATTTTAATTGGTTTTTTAAAACCACAGTTCTACGTAGAAAAATATTAAGCTTCTTGCGATTTCCAGGATATTCAAGCTTAGGCTAA
- a CDS encoding Ig-like domain-containing protein — MQRLIFKKINILFLLAIFSLHFSCSKDTDILSEYVTNINENNNQYAVDDAFIINGYDPIILDVLANDTFAAGQNVKIIQTSNPENGAIEISENQKIIYTPTDTSDNEVDSNTAETPHEDSSDSSSNESEESETSTETSESSSDDSETEEQNNQETDTFDYVIEVEEEDGSTTTEEGTVTIEPEGNEETDNTSGTDDISSTNFVIPSNFDWSNIPANMGNASWEIFDRFELSGQEIILPENITLIFKGGTLVNGTISFNNTIIQTEDNQRIFESINLAGTLGTEFIKPQWFGAYMNGSTDDRDYLVETLKQANNTNAKILIDGKMFIDVSATGTKSIFLNDNDWIEGTSESELIINNLRSPAFIIALADNVTFKNINMVWDQTYSTLPIDSQTNAANQLQVENWLIANKGMSFSGADPAWSGAISFWAVFNIRGASNILLEDVSLRVPDGANAQQFCPYFMKLTTEFNENTSVTNESTDPKTQTSNVTLRRLTLDGTIMGIQGNVSNFNVETVRSHRYTDIQNSAGGDIGGNGGTWSPPPHLFYINKDGQPNDSREVHISDVIDNGNYVGSPNVRSGGGYCNSLKLTDHITNVTVDGYSSYRRDGLADIQDISNGTFKNMYAESETGIFQDRHKFNTLRFVGNLDNVIFENMVLKDNSLTSTVYPLDSADGENVSLSGVEVITTSPGCFRLRGTNNVIENSSLNLCN; from the coding sequence ATGCAACGATTAATTTTCAAGAAGATTAATATACTTTTTTTATTAGCAATATTTTCACTTCACTTTTCTTGTAGTAAGGATACGGATATTCTCTCAGAATATGTTACCAACATTAATGAAAACAATAATCAATATGCAGTAGATGATGCTTTTATAATTAACGGGTACGACCCTATAATTTTAGATGTACTAGCCAATGATACATTTGCAGCAGGGCAAAATGTGAAAATTATTCAAACTTCTAATCCAGAAAATGGAGCTATAGAGATTAGTGAAAATCAAAAAATTATTTATACTCCTACAGATACTTCTGATAATGAAGTTGATTCCAATACAGCAGAAACGCCACATGAAGATTCTTCTGATTCTTCTTCCAATGAATCAGAAGAATCAGAAACATCAACTGAAACTTCAGAATCATCATCCGACGATTCTGAAACTGAAGAACAAAACAATCAAGAAACAGACACCTTTGATTATGTCATTGAAGTAGAAGAGGAAGATGGTTCTACTACAACTGAAGAAGGCACTGTAACAATAGAACCAGAAGGAAACGAGGAAACTGATAATACTAGTGGTACCGACGACATAAGTAGTACGAATTTTGTAATCCCAAGCAATTTTGATTGGAGTAATATTCCTGCAAATATGGGTAATGCTTCATGGGAGATTTTTGACCGTTTTGAGCTTAGTGGTCAAGAAATAATATTACCGGAAAATATTACCTTAATTTTTAAAGGTGGCACCCTAGTTAATGGTACCATATCCTTCAACAATACAATAATTCAAACTGAAGACAACCAACGTATTTTTGAATCAATTAATTTAGCTGGAACCCTTGGCACAGAGTTTATTAAGCCTCAATGGTTTGGCGCTTACATGAACGGTTCGACCGATGACAGAGACTATCTTGTAGAGACCCTTAAACAAGCAAATAATACAAATGCCAAAATTTTGATCGATGGAAAAATGTTTATTGATGTTTCGGCTACTGGTACAAAGTCAATTTTCTTGAATGATAATGATTGGATAGAGGGTACATCTGAATCAGAATTAATTATCAACAACTTACGTTCACCAGCATTTATAATAGCACTTGCCGATAATGTTACCTTTAAAAATATAAATATGGTATGGGATCAAACCTATTCTACCTTACCGATTGATTCGCAAACAAATGCCGCCAATCAATTACAGGTAGAAAACTGGTTAATTGCTAATAAAGGAATGTCTTTTTCTGGCGCTGACCCTGCATGGTCGGGAGCAATTTCCTTTTGGGCAGTTTTTAACATTAGAGGCGCCTCAAATATTCTACTAGAAGATGTTTCATTAAGAGTGCCAGATGGTGCAAATGCACAACAATTCTGCCCTTATTTCATGAAGTTAACGACAGAGTTTAACGAAAATACCAGTGTAACGAACGAAAGTACTGACCCTAAAACTCAAACTTCAAACGTTACATTAAGAAGATTGACTTTAGATGGCACAATTATGGGCATACAAGGTAATGTGTCAAATTTTAATGTTGAGACAGTACGTTCGCATAGGTATACTGATATTCAAAATTCCGCTGGAGGTGATATTGGCGGAAATGGTGGTACTTGGTCACCTCCACCTCATTTGTTTTACATCAACAAAGATGGTCAACCGAACGATTCTCGAGAGGTACATATTTCTGACGTAATTGATAATGGTAATTATGTTGGTTCACCTAATGTAAGATCAGGTGGTGGATATTGCAATTCTCTTAAACTCACAGATCATATTACCAACGTAACAGTAGATGGATACTCTTCTTATAGACGAGATGGGCTCGCTGACATTCAAGATATTTCTAATGGAACATTCAAAAATATGTATGCCGAAAGCGAAACCGGTATATTCCAAGATCGTCACAAATTTAACACCTTAAGATTTGTAGGAAATCTAGATAATGTAATTTTCGAAAATATGGTACTCAAAGATAATTCACTTACCTCTACTGTCTATCCTTTGGATAGTGCAGACGGAGAAAACGTTTCATTATCGGGAGTTGAAGTTATTACCACAAGTCCGGGGTGTTTTAGGCTAAGAGGAACAAATAATGTTATAGAAAATTCAAGTCTCAACTTATGTAATTAA
- a CDS encoding LbetaH domain-containing protein, which produces MNRIDMSKYHDPFTLKSRIKRVIWSITYILFFRVFFLNIFRTWRNFILRLFGAKIGNNSLIYASVKIWAPWNLEMGSFSAIGRNVDIYNQGLVCIGSNTIISQKSYICASSHYHTTPSLEWYAAPIYIKNQVWVCADAFIGPGVIIEDGAVVGARSAVFKKIDSWTVVGGNPAKFIKIREIKS; this is translated from the coding sequence ATGAATAGAATTGACATGTCTAAATATCATGATCCTTTTACATTAAAAAGTAGGATAAAAAGGGTTATTTGGTCAATTACTTATATTTTATTCTTTCGCGTCTTTTTTCTTAACATTTTTCGTACATGGCGAAACTTCATCTTAAGACTATTTGGTGCCAAAATAGGTAACAATAGTTTAATATATGCAAGTGTAAAAATTTGGGCACCCTGGAACTTAGAAATGGGCTCGTTTAGTGCAATAGGGCGCAATGTAGATATCTATAACCAAGGCTTGGTCTGCATAGGGTCAAACACTATAATTTCTCAGAAAAGTTATATCTGCGCTAGTTCTCACTACCACACAACACCATCTTTAGAATGGTACGCAGCTCCTATATATATAAAAAATCAAGTTTGGGTATGCGCAGATGCATTTATAGGACCAGGGGTTATAATTGAAGATGGAGCCGTTGTTGGAGCAAGATCGGCTGTGTTTAAGAAAATAGATTCTTGGACAGTAGTTGGCGGAAATCCTGCAAAATTTATAAAAATCAGAGAAATAAAAAGCTAA
- a CDS encoding glycosyltransferase family 2 protein: MKKISIITISYNEVKTIEKTILSCINQTYLNQEYIIIDGASNDGTTDIINKYNEKINVFISEPDKGLYDAMNKGLSLSTGDYVIFINSGDSLFNKHTLSSIFEDVKTKESDFIYGNAVVKQHNSNDLNYKKARNHKYSWYGMFTNHQAMIYSLKIIKENNLSFDQHNYPISADYKFTIEFLSKASNIQYIDNWICLFNLDGVSSVNKKQGLAEANKIRKEILNYSSVKIWMIEKLITSSHFIAKNLKPVYNLMRFQSLKVQ, translated from the coding sequence ATGAAAAAAATATCCATTATAACTATCTCCTATAATGAAGTGAAAACAATTGAAAAGACGATTCTTAGCTGTATAAATCAAACATATTTAAACCAAGAATATATTATAATAGATGGAGCTTCTAATGATGGAACTACAGATATAATAAATAAATACAATGAAAAGATAAATGTTTTTATTTCTGAACCTGATAAAGGATTGTACGATGCAATGAATAAAGGTTTAAGCCTATCTACGGGAGATTATGTGATCTTTATAAACAGTGGAGACTCTTTATTTAACAAGCACACACTATCTTCTATATTTGAAGATGTTAAAACCAAAGAGTCTGACTTCATTTATGGCAATGCCGTTGTAAAACAACATAATTCAAATGACCTAAACTACAAGAAAGCTAGAAACCACAAGTATTCATGGTATGGTATGTTTACAAATCATCAAGCCATGATATACTCACTCAAAATTATAAAAGAAAATAATTTATCTTTTGATCAACATAACTATCCTATTTCTGCTGATTATAAATTCACAATTGAATTTTTGAGCAAGGCATCAAATATTCAATACATCGATAATTGGATTTGCCTGTTCAACTTAGATGGAGTTTCCAGTGTAAATAAAAAACAGGGTCTAGCAGAAGCAAATAAGATTCGTAAAGAAATTTTAAATTATAGTTCAGTTAAGATTTGGATGATAGAAAAGTTAATTACTTCTTCTCATTTTATAGCCAAAAACTTAAAACCAGTTTATAATCTAATGAGATTTCAATCTTTAAAAGTTCAATAA
- a CDS encoding glycosyltransferase family 2 protein, translating to MDSSWRKSCKIYKNQRNKKLMDTISTIILTYNEEKHIERCIKNAQKFSEEIFLVDSFSTDNTIHIAESLGAKVYQNKWENNYAKQLNWGLNNLPITTEWVFRLDADEYLMADLISEINRKLPRLEKNISGIVFERKMYFLNTLMTKGMLQMNMLRLFKNKHGFCEERWMDEHIVLTKGKSIHFEGYFVDHNLNPLGWWIQKHDGYSIREAIDLLNLEYNFIKPKSSEVLQYEMSKDALSKRDKKKKYANMPLFWRSFIYFIYRYFLKLGFTQGKEGFLWHFLQGWWYRTLVDAKIYEIKKHCGGDKEKMKLFILQNYQIRL from the coding sequence TTGGACAGTAGTTGGCGGAAATCCTGCAAAATTTATAAAAATCAGAGAAATAAAAAGCTAATGGATACCATATCTACAATCATTCTAACTTATAATGAAGAAAAGCATATAGAACGCTGTATAAAAAATGCTCAAAAATTTTCTGAAGAAATCTTTTTGGTAGATTCATTTTCTACCGACAATACAATTCACATTGCAGAATCGTTAGGTGCAAAAGTATACCAAAATAAATGGGAAAATAATTATGCCAAACAGCTAAATTGGGGCTTGAACAACTTGCCAATTACTACCGAGTGGGTTTTTCGTCTAGATGCCGATGAATATTTAATGGCAGACTTGATTTCCGAAATCAATCGAAAACTACCACGTTTAGAAAAAAATATATCAGGAATAGTATTCGAACGAAAAATGTATTTTCTTAATACATTAATGACCAAGGGAATGTTACAAATGAACATGCTAAGATTATTTAAAAATAAGCATGGATTTTGTGAGGAAAGATGGATGGATGAGCATATAGTATTGACAAAGGGAAAAAGCATCCATTTTGAAGGATACTTTGTAGACCATAATTTAAACCCCCTTGGTTGGTGGATTCAAAAACATGATGGATATTCTATTAGAGAGGCGATAGATTTATTAAATTTAGAATACAACTTTATAAAACCGAAATCTTCAGAAGTATTGCAATATGAGATGTCAAAAGACGCCTTGTCCAAACGAGACAAGAAAAAAAAATACGCTAATATGCCCCTCTTTTGGCGATCCTTTATATATTTTATTTACCGTTATTTTTTAAAACTTGGCTTTACACAAGGTAAAGAAGGATTTTTATGGCATTTTTTACAAGGTTGGTGGTATAGAACCTTAGTAGATGCCAAAATTTATGAAATAAAAAAGCATTGCGGAGGCGATAAAGAAAAAATGAAGTTGTTTATACTGCAGAATTATCAAATAAGGCTTTAA
- a CDS encoding glycosyltransferase family 2 protein: MSTNEKKLITVLLTVHNRKMKTYSCLQALSKCILDDGFELNIFLVDDGSTDGTTAYLQDKFDNLRIIQGSGSLFWAGGMRAAWKYANEHEKNTNYYLLLNDDTIVFEDTITRLFSDLKATNEPKSIIVGPTMDPDTKKISYGGHQLLNRLTFKSKMLIPNNEFPQKCELGNANIMLVPKEVFVEIGSLTENYTHGIADFDYTLKALKNGINTYISSSYCGYCINDHGVSWLSQKSNLKDRLKYLYSPTGLSYKEYLQFVKTHFPLHLPQAFLLLWFKTLFPIVWQLFKNEEYLK; the protein is encoded by the coding sequence ATGTCAACTAATGAAAAGAAATTAATTACTGTTTTACTTACGGTTCACAATCGTAAGATGAAAACGTATAGCTGTTTGCAAGCATTATCTAAATGTATTTTAGATGATGGTTTCGAGTTGAATATATTCTTGGTAGATGATGGTAGTACTGATGGTACGACCGCGTATTTGCAGGATAAGTTTGATAATCTTCGGATTATACAAGGGTCAGGAAGTTTATTCTGGGCCGGTGGTATGCGAGCTGCCTGGAAATATGCCAATGAGCATGAAAAAAATACAAATTACTATTTGCTATTAAATGATGATACCATTGTTTTTGAAGATACTATTACCAGATTGTTCAGTGATTTGAAAGCTACTAATGAGCCGAAGAGTATTATAGTGGGACCAACTATGGATCCAGATACAAAAAAGATATCCTATGGCGGACATCAACTATTAAATAGACTGACTTTTAAAAGTAAAATGTTAATACCTAATAATGAGTTTCCTCAAAAATGTGAGTTAGGTAATGCCAATATAATGTTGGTACCTAAAGAGGTATTTGTCGAAATTGGATCACTAACAGAAAATTATACACATGGTATAGCGGATTTTGACTACACTCTGAAAGCTTTAAAAAATGGTATCAATACCTATATTTCTAGTTCTTACTGTGGCTATTGTATTAATGACCACGGAGTAAGTTGGTTAAGTCAAAAAAGTAATTTAAAAGATCGTTTAAAGTATTTGTATAGTCCTACAGGATTATCATATAAAGAATATTTACAATTTGTAAAAACACATTTTCCATTACATCTACCACAAGCCTTTTTATTGTTGTGGTTTAAAACCTTATTTCCTATTGTTTGGCAATTATTTAAAAATGAAGAATATTTAAAATGA
- a CDS encoding DUF5018 domain-containing protein, producing the protein MARITFKPMYFNTTVFILLVLTFPFLQLGSCSSDHDILSESIIKDTSTEEAVFIPTLRISNFSIQSIDNIGLNTDIIGVIDEEQNLIYVDIDTSSISTLQLKPTITVDSAATVIPDTTTPQDFSEEVTYTVTSENGTEENYTVVPTIAEPETVEPEIVEAPCTSIRQDSGPIIVTENNQRIENLHIKTLNQHGIEINGFTGVVISNCIIDYTGAYMGIKFAKADNLTIENCSIKYTDAPSSGPLPDATRNCIEGFDTENLVITHVKVEDGSTGIRLDQCDESVLTYIEGHNMRGPFPRGQLVQYDKCIGGLLENFSVINDREIAWTEDNISIYKSAGQQIKKGLIVGNNSPRGVGVMFEDQNTEGARGGTGGLVEDVDFLEMGNGVASSVEGSGNVTFNRLRAKQIICGELGQDRGLPASNSLIFAAFDTSGGNKITDCLVYESCNPTNIIWPEYSFEVVDYRDDIDFEPREPILLDFNCNSDN; encoded by the coding sequence ATGGCAAGAATCACATTTAAACCCATGTACTTCAACACTACAGTATTTATTTTACTTGTACTAACATTCCCGTTTTTACAATTAGGGTCTTGTTCGTCTGACCATGATATTCTTAGCGAATCTATAATTAAAGATACCTCAACGGAAGAAGCTGTTTTTATCCCAACGCTTAGAATTTCTAATTTCAGCATACAATCAATTGATAATATAGGTTTGAACACAGATATTATAGGTGTTATTGATGAAGAACAAAATCTTATATATGTTGACATTGATACCAGTAGCATATCTACGCTTCAACTAAAACCTACCATTACCGTTGATTCGGCTGCAACCGTAATACCAGATACCACTACTCCACAAGATTTTAGCGAGGAAGTTACCTATACTGTAACTTCTGAAAATGGAACGGAAGAAAACTATACCGTAGTACCAACAATTGCTGAACCTGAAACAGTAGAACCTGAGATTGTCGAAGCCCCATGCACAAGCATTCGTCAAGATTCAGGTCCAATAATTGTCACTGAAAATAACCAGCGCATAGAAAACCTGCATATTAAAACATTAAATCAGCATGGTATAGAAATTAATGGATTTACAGGCGTCGTCATATCAAATTGTATTATTGATTACACCGGTGCGTATATGGGTATTAAATTTGCTAAGGCAGATAATTTAACGATAGAAAACTGTTCCATTAAATATACAGATGCCCCTTCTAGTGGTCCTTTACCAGATGCTACCAGAAATTGTATTGAGGGATTTGATACTGAGAATTTAGTAATTACCCATGTAAAAGTAGAAGATGGCTCTACCGGTATTCGATTAGATCAATGCGATGAGTCTGTATTGACCTATATTGAAGGTCACAATATGAGAGGTCCTTTTCCTAGAGGACAATTAGTACAATACGATAAATGTATTGGAGGATTATTGGAGAATTTTTCAGTAATAAATGACCGAGAAATTGCATGGACCGAAGACAATATTAGTATTTACAAAAGTGCGGGACAACAGATTAAAAAAGGTTTGATAGTTGGCAACAATAGCCCTAGGGGTGTTGGTGTAATGTTTGAAGATCAAAATACTGAAGGTGCACGTGGAGGTACGGGCGGACTTGTTGAAGATGTTGACTTTTTAGAGATGGGAAATGGTGTTGCATCTTCAGTTGAAGGTTCTGGGAATGTAACTTTTAACAGATTACGTGCGAAGCAAATTATATGTGGAGAGTTAGGACAAGACAGAGGGCTACCAGCATCTAACTCATTAATATTTGCAGCTTTTGATACTTCTGGTGGCAATAAAATAACTGACTGCCTAGTTTATGAATCATGTAATCCTACCAATATCATTTGGCCAGAATATAGTTTTGAAGTTGTAGACTATAGAGATGATATCGATTTTGAACCGAGAGAACCTATTTTACTTGATTTCAACTGTAATTCTGATAACTAA
- a CDS encoding WecB/TagA/CpsF family glycosyltransferase → MILDDYMIATDVNSEVLCLGYPIYNSSLNDLPNKSKLLVNTINQYSYCISEEDATFKEALLNSDVILPDGVGIVFASKWLNDVKVKKIAGADFHEFQLKRLNSINGSCFYLGASNETLGKIETRLKKEYPNVKFGSYSPPYKPSFTEEDNVKMIQEVNNFSPDVLFVGMTAPKQEKWSYAHKGELEAKIICSIGAVFDFYAGTVERPNKIWQDLGLEWLGRLFKEPKRMWRRYIYYGGIFAKHMVKAKFNRL, encoded by the coding sequence ATGATTTTAGATGATTATATGATTGCTACTGATGTTAATTCAGAAGTTTTATGTCTTGGTTACCCTATTTATAATTCTTCACTTAATGATTTACCTAATAAATCAAAATTGTTGGTGAATACCATCAATCAATATTCATATTGTATTTCAGAAGAAGATGCTACTTTTAAAGAAGCACTTTTGAATAGTGATGTTATTTTGCCCGATGGTGTTGGTATTGTATTTGCATCAAAGTGGTTGAATGATGTTAAGGTAAAAAAAATAGCTGGAGCAGATTTTCATGAGTTTCAATTAAAACGTTTAAATAGTATTAATGGTTCTTGTTTTTACTTGGGTGCTTCAAACGAAACTTTAGGTAAGATAGAAACCAGGTTGAAAAAAGAATACCCAAATGTGAAATTTGGTAGTTACTCGCCACCCTATAAACCAAGCTTTACAGAAGAAGATAACGTAAAAATGATACAAGAGGTGAACAATTTTAGTCCAGATGTATTATTTGTGGGTATGACTGCTCCAAAACAAGAAAAATGGAGCTATGCGCATAAAGGTGAACTTGAAGCTAAAATTATCTGCTCTATAGGTGCTGTATTTGATTTTTATGCAGGGACCGTAGAAAGACCTAATAAAATTTGGCAAGATTTAGGTTTAGAGTGGTTAGGTCGTCTTTTTAAAGAACCTAAAAGAATGTGGAGACGATATATTTATTATGGTGGCATTTTTGCTAAGCATATGGTAAAGGCTAAATTTAATCGCTTATAG
- a CDS encoding c-type cytochrome, translating into MNGKSKKVAMLFTLGLLLILVFYPNRINRYINRQIRIYNTMPNNELDGILFQKVNLDKTIKGQFTSLVIGPDHKLYASEINGQILRFNIQPTGELQLEHTFKPYGDLSKFTIGLAFDPISSSDSLIIWTSNSETDSDWVKFSNSSMNQDKIDWAGSITRLQLSSETDEVLRNEIIIKGLPRFGPNQENFANSIVFDENGKLYFSQGANTGMGWCDCEKKQKPFQEASLSATILILDTNKLPNELPLDVKTKDGGGNYDPYQNNSPLKIYATGVRNAYDLVWHSNGQLYTTINGSGGNENTPTSNPKSPYYVPPLSSINYKGPKNIRAIIGAQPDQNDFMVRVEQGGYYGHPNPLRAEYVLNRGDIDVENFEYNGIEADTNFRGFSYDFGPHVAPTGIIEYKSKVFNGKLQNCILVTRMQYNDIIILRPGGSKKDIVQDYLGSDMGLVLDGGPLDLIENPINGNIYVSGFNNLTITLFKPIRKENFKILSSTNEEFNKRLKTGKTIFQQNCQTCHGREGQGAIAPNLINDKEAKGKENLKFIIKNGSANGAMPAWKNKLSNDEIIEVSNYVLSLKQ; encoded by the coding sequence ATGAATGGTAAATCAAAAAAAGTCGCAATGCTATTTACTTTAGGATTATTACTAATTCTTGTGTTTTATCCAAATCGAATCAATAGATATATAAATAGACAAATACGCATATACAACACAATGCCTAACAATGAATTAGATGGTATTCTCTTCCAAAAAGTCAATTTAGACAAAACTATTAAAGGACAATTTACCAGTTTAGTTATCGGACCTGACCACAAGCTATATGCAAGTGAAATTAATGGACAGATTTTACGGTTTAACATTCAGCCGACTGGAGAATTACAATTAGAACACACCTTTAAACCATATGGCGACTTATCAAAATTCACAATAGGTTTAGCTTTCGACCCCATATCCAGTTCCGATAGTTTAATTATTTGGACTTCAAACTCAGAAACCGATAGTGATTGGGTAAAGTTCTCAAATTCTTCTATGAATCAAGATAAAATAGATTGGGCTGGTAGTATAACACGTTTACAATTAAGCAGCGAAACAGATGAGGTCCTGAGAAATGAAATAATAATAAAAGGTTTGCCCCGTTTTGGTCCAAATCAAGAAAATTTTGCAAACTCTATTGTTTTTGACGAGAATGGTAAACTATATTTTAGTCAAGGAGCCAACACAGGTATGGGATGGTGTGATTGTGAGAAAAAGCAAAAACCTTTTCAAGAGGCATCATTATCCGCTACTATTTTAATTTTAGACACCAATAAATTACCAAATGAACTACCTCTAGATGTTAAAACAAAAGATGGTGGCGGAAATTATGATCCATATCAAAATAATTCACCATTAAAAATCTATGCTACAGGTGTAAGAAATGCATATGATTTAGTTTGGCATAGCAATGGTCAGTTATACACAACCATTAATGGTTCTGGAGGAAATGAAAACACACCAACCTCTAACCCAAAATCTCCCTACTACGTCCCGCCTCTATCATCGATAAACTATAAAGGACCAAAAAATATTCGAGCAATTATAGGAGCTCAGCCTGATCAAAATGATTTTATGGTTCGTGTAGAGCAAGGCGGTTATTATGGACACCCAAACCCTTTAAGAGCAGAATACGTTCTCAATCGAGGTGATATAGATGTTGAAAATTTTGAATATAACGGAATAGAAGCAGATACCAATTTTAGAGGATTTTCTTATGATTTTGGACCACACGTTGCCCCCACTGGTATTATTGAATATAAAAGCAAAGTATTCAATGGAAAATTGCAAAACTGTATTCTAGTGACAAGAATGCAATACAATGACATTATTATTCTAAGACCTGGTGGGTCAAAAAAGGATATAGTTCAAGATTATCTAGGTTCTGATATGGGCTTAGTTTTAGATGGCGGTCCTCTAGATCTTATAGAGAACCCAATAAATGGTAATATTTACGTATCTGGGTTTAATAATTTGACCATTACCTTATTTAAACCCATTAGAAAAGAAAATTTTAAAATCTTATCATCAACCAATGAAGAATTTAATAAAAGATTAAAAACTGGAAAAACTATCTTCCAACAAAATTGTCAAACATGCCACGGAAGAGAGGGACAAGGAGCCATAGCACCCAATTTAATTAACGATAAAGAAGCAAAGGGAAAAGAAAATTTGAAATTTATTATCAAAAATGGATCGGCAAACGGCGCTATGCCCGCTTGGAAAAATAAACTTTCAAATGACGAAATAATAGAAGTTTCCAACTATGTTCTATCATTGAAACAATAA